Proteins co-encoded in one Flavivirga eckloniae genomic window:
- a CDS encoding PfkB family carbohydrate kinase — MSKLVIVGTVAFDAIETPFGKTDKILGGAATYIGLSASQFDVNSAIVSIAGDDFPQEYLDLLSSKNIDISGIEIVKEGKTFFWSGRYHNDMNSRDTLVTELNTLADFNPVVPENYRDAEIVMLGNLHPIVQQSVLDQMTTKPKLVVLDTMNFWMDCALDDLLSVIKNVDVITINDEEARQLTGEYSLVVAARKIHDMGPKYVVIKKGEHGALLFHNDSVFYAPALPLEEVFDPTGAGDTFAGGFSGYLAKTEDISFENMKNAVIYGSTLASFCVEKFGTERMENLSSKEVHQRLVQFKQLTQFEIELA, encoded by the coding sequence ATGAGTAAATTAGTAATAGTTGGCACGGTAGCTTTTGATGCTATTGAAACGCCTTTCGGTAAAACCGATAAAATTCTCGGCGGTGCCGCAACCTACATTGGCTTATCTGCCTCACAATTTGATGTAAACTCTGCAATAGTATCTATAGCTGGTGATGATTTCCCTCAAGAGTATTTAGATTTATTATCAAGCAAAAACATAGACATTTCTGGAATTGAAATCGTTAAGGAAGGAAAAACATTCTTTTGGAGTGGTCGTTATCACAACGATATGAATTCTCGCGATACCTTAGTTACAGAATTAAATACGCTAGCCGATTTTAATCCTGTAGTTCCAGAAAATTATCGTGATGCGGAAATTGTTATGTTAGGAAATCTACATCCTATCGTCCAACAAAGTGTTTTAGATCAAATGACGACTAAACCTAAACTAGTTGTTCTGGATACTATGAATTTTTGGATGGATTGTGCTTTAGATGATTTGCTTAGCGTTATTAAAAATGTTGACGTTATTACCATAAATGATGAAGAAGCAAGGCAATTAACAGGAGAGTACTCTTTAGTTGTTGCGGCTAGAAAGATTCACGATATGGGGCCTAAATATGTGGTTATTAAAAAAGGAGAGCATGGCGCATTATTATTTCATAATGATAGTGTATTTTATGCTCCTGCATTACCTTTAGAAGAAGTCTTTGACCCAACAGGGGCAGGAGACACTTTTGCTGGTGGTTTTTCAGGGTATCTTGCAAAAACAGAAGATATTTCGTTTGAGAACATGAAAAACGCTGTTATTTATGGTTCTACTTTAGCCTCATTTTGTGTGGAGAAGTTTGGAACCGAGCGTATGGAGAATTTATCGAGTAAAGAAGTACATCAGCGCTTAGTGCAATTTAAACAACTAACGCAGTTTGAAATAGAATTAG
- a CDS encoding ribonuclease H1 domain-containing protein, translating to MSKKKKKYYTVWKGHRTGVFESWNDCKAQIKDFQGAQYKSFSTFDAAKKAFKGNYKDYIGKSSKFKSELSKEQLKKIGQPNYNSISVDAASSGNPGKMEYRGVDTKTKKQLFIQGPFEEGTNNIGEFLAIVHGLALLKKNKSDRILYTDSRTAISWVKKKSCNTKLERTDKNKALFELIDRAIDWLKNNSYKTVIVKWETKAWGEIPADFGRK from the coding sequence ATGTCAAAAAAGAAAAAGAAATACTATACCGTTTGGAAAGGGCACCGCACTGGTGTTTTTGAATCCTGGAATGACTGCAAAGCGCAGATAAAGGATTTTCAAGGTGCGCAATATAAATCGTTTTCAACATTTGATGCCGCAAAAAAAGCATTCAAGGGTAATTATAAAGACTATATTGGAAAATCCTCGAAATTTAAAAGTGAACTTTCTAAAGAACAATTAAAAAAAATAGGGCAACCTAATTACAACTCTATATCGGTTGATGCGGCTTCAAGTGGAAATCCTGGAAAAATGGAATATCGTGGCGTTGATACCAAAACAAAAAAACAACTCTTCATACAGGGGCCATTTGAAGAAGGAACGAATAACATAGGTGAGTTTTTAGCTATTGTACATGGTTTAGCCTTACTTAAAAAAAACAAAAGCGATCGTATTTTATATACCGACTCCAGAACTGCTATAAGTTGGGTAAAAAAGAAAAGCTGTAACACTAAATTAGAACGCACTGATAAAAACAAAGCACTTTTTGAATTAATCGATAGAGCTATAGATTGGTTAAAAAACAACAGTTATAAAACCGTTATTGTTAAATGGGAAACAAAAGCCTGGGGAGAAATCCCTGCAGATTTTGGAAGAAAATAA
- a CDS encoding cyclase family protein yields MVEIIDLSQEIFEGMPVFKDLPQVKMSVHNTHEEWDGIINPETKTPAVHKLELGEHTGTHVDAINHMAKEYKGQSIDKMPLSMFYTEGICLDFSNKKLNELIEVKDFKNACANQNLEIKEKDTVLIYTDHYRNAFGTENWDKGPGISADATRWLGNKKISAFGVETMSPGVRGVSNKKVHYICGELGFTHYENMINLYKLVGRGRFRFIGLPLKIKGGTGSPVRAVAVFEK; encoded by the coding sequence ATGGTCGAAATTATTGATTTAAGCCAAGAAATCTTTGAAGGCATGCCTGTCTTTAAAGACCTACCGCAAGTTAAAATGAGCGTGCACAATACACATGAGGAATGGGACGGTATTATAAATCCTGAAACAAAAACGCCTGCCGTACATAAATTAGAACTTGGCGAACATACAGGAACCCATGTTGATGCCATAAACCACATGGCTAAAGAATATAAAGGACAATCTATAGATAAAATGCCTTTATCTATGTTTTACACCGAAGGCATATGCCTAGATTTTTCGAACAAAAAGCTCAATGAACTAATTGAAGTAAAAGACTTTAAAAATGCCTGCGCAAATCAAAATTTAGAAATTAAAGAAAAAGATACTGTATTAATTTATACAGATCATTATAGAAATGCCTTTGGAACCGAAAATTGGGACAAAGGCCCAGGTATTTCTGCCGATGCAACAAGATGGTTGGGCAATAAAAAAATTTCGGCTTTTGGCGTTGAAACCATGTCTCCTGGAGTTCGTGGCGTTTCCAACAAAAAAGTACATTATATATGTGGAGAATTAGGCTTTACACATTATGAAAACATGATAAACCTATATAAATTAGTTGGCAGAGGACGGTTTCGTTTTATTGGTTTACCTTTAAAAATTAAAGGAGGAACTGGTTCACCTGTTAGGGCTGTTGCCGTTTTTGAAAAATAG
- the purN gene encoding phosphoribosylglycinamide formyltransferase: MKRIVIFASGSGTNAENIIRFFNNSDNVSVIQVLSNNPHAKVLDRAKNLKVSALSFNRIAFTETNDVLNILKASQPDLIVLAGFLWKFPELILNAFPNKVINVHPALLPKYGGKGMYGMNVHKAVVANNEAETGITIHYVNENYDEGAIIFQAKCAVNTSDTAENVATKIHELEMEHFPKVVEKLLFSQKSN, from the coding sequence GTGAAACGTATCGTAATATTTGCCTCTGGAAGTGGTACCAATGCAGAAAACATAATTAGGTTTTTTAATAACAGTGATAATGTGTCTGTTATTCAAGTCCTTTCCAACAATCCACACGCCAAAGTTTTAGACCGTGCTAAAAACCTTAAAGTAAGTGCACTCTCTTTTAATAGAATAGCATTTACAGAAACAAATGATGTATTAAACATCTTAAAGGCTTCTCAACCCGATTTAATCGTTCTTGCCGGTTTTTTATGGAAGTTCCCTGAACTTATTTTAAACGCATTCCCAAATAAGGTTATTAATGTTCATCCTGCTTTGTTGCCTAAATATGGAGGCAAAGGCATGTACGGCATGAACGTACACAAAGCTGTTGTTGCCAATAATGAAGCCGAAACGGGTATTACCATCCATTATGTTAATGAGAATTATGATGAGGGCGCAATTATTTTTCAAGCAAAATGTGCTGTTAATACTTCTGATACGGCTGAAAATGTTGCTACAAAAATTCATGAACTGGAGATGGAACATTTTCCTAAGGTGGTAGAAAAGCTATTGTTTTCTCAAAAAAGCAACTAA
- a CDS encoding acyl carrier protein produces MSDIASRVKAIIVDKLGVDENEVVTEASFTNDLGADSLDTVELIMEFEKEFDIQIPDDQAENIATVGQAISYIEEAK; encoded by the coding sequence ATGTCAGACATTGCATCAAGAGTAAAAGCGATTATCGTGGACAAATTGGGAGTTGATGAGAACGAAGTTGTAACAGAAGCAAGCTTCACAAACGATTTAGGAGCGGACTCATTAGATACTGTTGAATTAATAATGGAATTCGAAAAAGAATTCGATATTCAAATACCAGACGATCAAGCTGAGAACATTGCTACAGTTGGTCAAGCTATTTCTTATATAGAAGAGGCAAAAT